In Candidatus Contubernalis alkalaceticus, the following proteins share a genomic window:
- a CDS encoding PadR family transcriptional regulator: MSLDKVIKAYLPMTETAFYILLSLTEPRHGYGIIKHVAEITRERIHLGSGTVYGTLTKMQKNGIITVYADERRKTVYEITDTGKKLIAAEINRLRELHQNAERYEGEFHD, encoded by the coding sequence TTGAGCCTGGATAAAGTGATTAAAGCGTACCTGCCCATGACAGAAACTGCCTTTTATATCTTGCTGTCACTTACAGAGCCCCGTCACGGATACGGGATTATCAAGCATGTGGCGGAAATAACAAGAGAGCGTATTCATTTAGGGTCCGGTACCGTTTATGGCACCCTTACCAAAATGCAAAAAAATGGTATTATTACTGTTTATGCTGATGAGCGTAGGAAAACAGTGTATGAGATTACCGATACCGGCAAAAAATTGATTGCTGCTGAGATTAACCGGCTCAGGGAACTTCATCAGAATGCAGAGCGATACGAGGGGGAGTTTCATGACTAA
- the pyk gene encoding pyruvate kinase — MRRTKIVCTIGPASESLNTVMDMMRAGMDVARLNFSHGSLVEHETRIRRIREACRKTGKNVGILMDTRGPEIRIGTFIGGGITLVKGNSFTLTTDAVPGDRDRVSVTYRDIVKDVKIGSRVLLDDGLIKLKVVEVTDKEVHCVVEYGGELSNRKGVNIPGVSLNLPPMCEKDKSDILYGISQDLDFVAASFIRKASDVLEIRHLMEQNNGRMHIIAKIENEEGVRNIDEILEVSDGIMVARGDLGVEIPAEDVPIVQKIIIKKCNQAGKPVVTATQMLDSMIRNPRPTRAEASDVANAIFDGTDAVMLSGESAIGLFPIESIKTMDSIAVRAESALEFKQILTSFEPLMNKTVTDAISYATCHTAQELGASAVLTSTQSGHTARMVSKYKPQAPIIAVTPNYRVVRLLTLTWGVYPILCKVTENTDEMFDTAIAASLKAKLVQNGDLVVITAGVPVGAGTTNLLKVHTIGQIILKGTGIGKKAVTGRVFKAAGPKEVAQIQEGEILVTYETDKEYMPYLQKAGAIIVEAAGMTSHSAIVGLNLNIPVIVGAIDAMKILKNGAEVSVDSVRGLIYRGRATIL; from the coding sequence TTGAGGCGTACAAAAATTGTGTGTACTATTGGCCCGGCCAGTGAATCATTAAATACGGTTATGGATATGATGCGGGCGGGGATGGATGTAGCCCGTTTAAATTTCTCCCACGGGAGTCTGGTAGAGCATGAAACCAGAATTCGAAGGATTAGGGAAGCTTGTCGAAAAACTGGGAAAAATGTAGGAATTCTCATGGACACCCGGGGTCCAGAAATTAGAATTGGAACCTTTATAGGGGGCGGCATTACATTAGTTAAAGGAAACAGTTTTACTTTAACTACAGATGCTGTTCCCGGTGACCGGGACAGGGTTTCCGTAACCTACAGGGATATTGTTAAGGATGTTAAGATCGGGAGCAGGGTGCTATTGGATGACGGATTGATTAAATTAAAAGTCGTTGAAGTTACTGATAAAGAAGTTCATTGTGTAGTTGAGTATGGCGGAGAACTTAGTAATCGCAAAGGGGTAAATATCCCGGGAGTTTCTTTGAACCTTCCTCCCATGTGTGAAAAGGACAAAAGCGATATATTATACGGGATTTCCCAGGATTTAGATTTTGTGGCCGCCTCATTTATACGAAAGGCTTCTGATGTTCTAGAAATCAGGCACCTCATGGAACAAAACAATGGCCGGATGCACATTATTGCCAAGATTGAGAATGAAGAGGGCGTTAGAAATATTGATGAAATATTGGAGGTTAGTGACGGGATTATGGTGGCCCGGGGTGATTTGGGGGTTGAGATTCCGGCGGAGGATGTACCTATAGTGCAAAAAATTATTATTAAGAAATGTAATCAGGCAGGCAAGCCGGTGGTCACTGCTACCCAGATGCTTGATTCAATGATTCGAAACCCTCGACCTACCCGGGCGGAGGCCAGCGATGTAGCTAATGCCATTTTTGACGGAACTGATGCAGTTATGTTGTCTGGAGAAAGCGCCATTGGACTTTTTCCCATTGAGTCTATCAAAACTATGGATAGTATTGCTGTAAGAGCGGAAAGTGCCCTGGAGTTCAAGCAAATTCTTACCAGCTTTGAACCTCTGATGAACAAGACGGTGACCGATGCTATAAGTTATGCTACCTGTCATACGGCCCAAGAATTAGGGGCTTCCGCTGTATTGACTTCTACCCAGTCCGGCCATACTGCCCGGATGGTTTCTAAATATAAACCTCAGGCTCCCATTATTGCGGTGACTCCCAATTACCGGGTGGTACGATTGCTGACCCTGACCTGGGGAGTTTATCCCATATTGTGTAAGGTGACGGAAAACACAGATGAGATGTTTGACACGGCCATTGCAGCTTCCTTGAAGGCTAAATTAGTTCAAAACGGAGATTTGGTTGTAATTACCGCAGGAGTTCCTGTAGGGGCAGGAACCACAAATCTTTTAAAAGTTCATACCATAGGCCAAATTATTTTAAAAGGAACCGGGATAGGCAAAAAAGCTGTTACCGGAAGGGTATTTAAGGCTGCAGGGCCAAAGGAAGTTGCTCAGATACAGGAGGGTGAAATCCTGGTAACTTATGAAACCGATAAAGAATACATGCCTTACCTTCAAAAAGCCGGTGCAATTATTGTGGAGGCGGCAGGGATGACTTCTCATTCGGCTATTGTTGGGCTCAACTTGAATATTCCGGTGATTGTAGGGGCCATAGACGCTATGAAAATTTTGAAAAATGGGGCAGAAGTATCTGTAGATTCAGTTAGAGGTTTAATTTATCGGGGAAGAGCAACAATATTATAG
- a CDS encoding FxsA family protein, whose product MLLKFLLLFTLVPIIEVFILIQVSGQIGAVPTIVIVAMTGFIGVFLAKAQGFYTIYRFKSALERGGFPTQEIFDGACILVGSAFLLTPGLLTDILGFSLLLPQIRFYIKKYIQKIIEKMIIKGDLRIRRQ is encoded by the coding sequence ATGCTGCTGAAGTTTTTATTACTTTTTACCCTGGTTCCTATTATTGAAGTATTTATCCTAATACAAGTAAGCGGGCAAATTGGTGCAGTTCCAACCATAGTGATTGTGGCAATGACAGGTTTTATTGGTGTTTTTTTGGCTAAGGCCCAGGGGTTTTATACTATTTATCGCTTTAAAAGCGCTTTGGAACGGGGAGGTTTCCCTACCCAAGAAATTTTCGACGGGGCCTGTATACTGGTAGGGTCAGCTTTTTTATTAACCCCCGGACTGCTTACTGATATTTTGGGATTTTCACTGCTGCTGCCTCAAATCCGTTTTTATATTAAAAAGTATATACAAAAAATTATAGAAAAGATGATAATTAAAGGAGATTTAAGAATAAGACGCCAATAA
- a CDS encoding DUF2812 domain-containing protein: protein MTKKVFRPFWSYDVQETEEWLSSMAAKGYYLQKFTKTSFFVFTKGEPKCITYFINYEKTPREALPSAMQNDGWARVFGRGKWQVFSNKKPKEEIRTNPLRDNLLTTRNGTIMYIFGYFAVTNFVLFFVSIYIQLLFSNQPVTIEPSPMWSVTLIFYTWVYYSFIKLYRANKKLGQEPHISDTYTYSPEEKLTLHGKAFKKIKLGWMYAPDKLEKWLEQMEGQGYNLLRIGWSGTAYYFIKGKPRRVKYCTDFQNKADESYFDIHSDAGWKLLFTRGSFFERWSIWSREYAEGQEEPQLYSSNSDLLQSARRIAFTYSLLFFPLVFIYGIAIWQHIYSVLNYGAPFQFSMLLFGISIIIFGSLIMQAWLYYRRLKNRFMKNAN, encoded by the coding sequence ATGACTAAGAAAGTATTCAGGCCTTTTTGGAGTTATGATGTGCAGGAGACGGAAGAATGGCTTTCCTCTATGGCTGCAAAGGGTTATTATTTACAAAAATTCACTAAAACCAGTTTCTTTGTTTTTACAAAAGGAGAGCCTAAGTGTATTACGTATTTTATTAATTATGAAAAAACACCGAGAGAGGCGCTGCCCTCTGCAATGCAAAATGACGGCTGGGCCAGAGTCTTTGGCCGCGGAAAGTGGCAAGTATTCTCTAATAAAAAGCCAAAAGAGGAAATTAGAACCAATCCCCTTCGGGATAACCTGTTAACAACCCGTAATGGTACCATCATGTATATCTTCGGTTACTTTGCTGTTACAAATTTTGTTTTATTTTTTGTTTCAATATATATACAGTTACTTTTCTCCAACCAGCCTGTAACAATTGAACCCAGCCCAATGTGGTCCGTTACCTTAATTTTTTACACCTGGGTTTATTATTCTTTTATTAAGCTTTATCGGGCTAATAAAAAGCTAGGACAGGAGCCCCACATATCGGACACATATACCTATAGCCCTGAAGAGAAGTTAACCCTCCATGGTAAAGCCTTTAAGAAAATAAAACTGGGCTGGATGTATGCTCCGGATAAGCTGGAAAAATGGCTTGAACAGATGGAAGGACAGGGATATAACCTGCTTCGTATAGGATGGTCCGGCACAGCGTATTATTTTATTAAAGGCAAACCCCGCAGGGTCAAATACTGTACAGATTTCCAAAACAAAGCAGATGAAAGTTATTTCGATATACATAGTGATGCCGGATGGAAGTTATTATTTACCCGCGGCTCCTTTTTTGAAAGATGGTCAATATGGTCCCGGGAATATGCAGAAGGCCAAGAAGAGCCGCAGCTTTACAGCAGCAATTCAGACTTACTGCAGAGTGCCAGAAGGATTGCCTTCACTTATTCATTATTATTCTTTCCTTTGGTGTTTATATATGGGATAGCTATATGGCAGCATATTTACAGTGTATTGAATTATGGGGCACCGTTTCAATTCAGCATGCTGCTTTTTGGAATTAGTATAATTATATTTGGTTCCCTTATTATGCAGGCATGGCTGTATTACAGACGCCTCAAAAATCGATTTATGAAAAATGCTAACTGA
- a CDS encoding histone deacetylase family protein gives MTSGIRTGIVYDDRFLLHETGMHPEKKERLKSIMSFLEKKEVLDKLQLIEPRKARVEEIEYAHNKNYIEEIESYCAKGYNAIDMDTMICSSSYEVALLSAGGAITAVDKVMQGELDHVFSFGRPPGHHAEPNRGMGFCLFNNVAVAAYHAMKQYNLERIMIVDWDVHHGNGTQVMFYHDPRVMFFSTHQNPAYPGSGSFHEIGAGKGEGYTVNVPLPPGSGDADYEYVFKELLKPLCDEFKPQLILVSSGHDAHENDPLAGMALSSQAYGMMAKIIKEIAEQYSQGKIVLLLEGGYNLDALAESVFNVLDTLAGWGISNWEKKEGVLLRQSAENAVSISKEKLKPFWPDL, from the coding sequence ATGACATCAGGAATAAGGACGGGAATCGTCTATGATGATCGTTTTCTACTCCATGAGACGGGCATGCACCCTGAAAAAAAGGAAAGACTAAAATCTATCATGTCTTTTTTGGAAAAAAAAGAGGTTTTAGATAAACTGCAGCTGATTGAGCCTAGAAAAGCCAGGGTGGAAGAGATAGAATATGCCCACAATAAAAATTACATAGAAGAAATAGAATCTTACTGTGCCAAAGGTTACAATGCTATTGACATGGACACCATGATCTGCAGCAGCAGCTATGAAGTAGCCCTGCTTTCAGCCGGTGGTGCCATCACTGCTGTAGATAAAGTAATGCAGGGTGAATTGGATCATGTATTTTCCTTTGGCCGTCCACCTGGACATCATGCTGAGCCCAATCGTGGCATGGGTTTTTGCCTCTTCAATAACGTGGCTGTTGCTGCTTACCATGCTATGAAACAGTACAATCTGGAAAGAATTATGATTGTAGATTGGGATGTACACCATGGTAACGGCACTCAGGTAATGTTTTATCATGACCCCAGGGTAATGTTTTTTTCCACCCACCAGAACCCCGCCTATCCGGGTTCCGGGTCCTTCCATGAGATTGGTGCCGGAAAAGGGGAAGGTTATACAGTAAATGTTCCCCTGCCTCCAGGTTCTGGAGATGCCGATTATGAGTATGTTTTTAAGGAACTGCTTAAACCGCTGTGTGATGAGTTTAAGCCCCAGCTAATTCTTGTTTCCTCCGGTCACGATGCCCATGAGAATGACCCTTTGGCGGGTATGGCCCTGTCCTCTCAGGCGTATGGCATGATGGCTAAAATAATTAAAGAGATTGCTGAGCAGTATTCACAGGGTAAGATAGTCCTTTTATTGGAGGGCGGTTATAATCTGGATGCTCTGGCAGAGTCAGTTTTTAATGTTTTGGATACTCTGGCCGGGTGGGGGATAAGTAACTGGGAAAAAAAAGAAGGAGTCCTCTTGAGACAGAGTGCAGAAAATGCCGTAAGCATTTCGAAGGAAAAATTAAAACCATTCTGGCCTGACTTATAA
- a CDS encoding acyl-CoA thioesterase, with amino-acid sequence MKSNKTKIRVRYQETDRMGVVYYANYFVWFEVGRTEFFRSFGMPYDEFEKNDLYLPAVEAFCHYRAPARYDDLLTVTTRVSTFQEVRITFEYDIIRDLDGELLSTGHSQHTFVNGRGRPVILRKQNPFLWKRLTETIEEMEN; translated from the coding sequence ATGAAGTCAAATAAAACAAAAATTAGGGTGAGGTATCAAGAAACAGACCGAATGGGTGTAGTTTACTACGCCAATTATTTCGTTTGGTTTGAAGTGGGTAGGACGGAATTTTTTAGAAGTTTTGGTATGCCCTATGATGAATTTGAAAAAAATGACCTGTATCTTCCTGCGGTGGAGGCTTTTTGTCATTACAGAGCGCCTGCCCGGTATGATGACCTGTTGACCGTAACTACCCGGGTATCAACTTTTCAGGAAGTCAGGATTACTTTTGAATATGACATTATTCGGGATTTAGACGGAGAGCTTTTGTCTACAGGGCATTCACAGCATACTTTTGTAAACGGAAGAGGCCGTCCGGTAATTTTAAGAAAACAAAATCCTTTTTTATGGAAAAGGTTAACGGAGACAATTGAGGAAATGGAAAATTAG
- a CDS encoding DUF1015 domain-containing protein — MAEIIPFRGIRYNSKIINDLNQVITPPYDVIKEKAQKTYYEKNPYNIIRLEYGLTFTEDDEENNVYSRAKSEFTHWLKQEILISDEQPSFYLYEIDYTVHEKRVTRQGVFACIKVEDFQKKVVLPHEQTMSKPKEDRLNLLRACKANFSPIFGLFPDKEFQLEDIFNNLKEKPEISFQDEEGNHHRLWVIKENSTIELIKKILKDKQIFIADGHHRYETALAYAEEMKSSGNQGYNYILMGLVNLYNPGLMVLPTHRLIKDLADFKLEEFLNILSADFNVSRLSIDYKNKKEAAEKLLSAMEDAGKESHAFGLYGGEKSFYLLTLKDKKAMEKMNLNCSKHWKALDVSVLQVLIFEKYLNIHDDMRERESHLSYERDEISALEAVDSGSYQLAFFMNPTKVDELTNVAGGGERMPQKSTFFYPKLGTGLVLNKLPVNS; from the coding sequence ATGGCAGAGATTATTCCGTTTAGGGGGATACGATATAATTCAAAAATAATTAATGATTTGAATCAGGTAATTACCCCTCCTTACGATGTGATTAAGGAAAAAGCTCAAAAAACTTATTACGAAAAAAATCCATATAATATTATCAGGTTAGAATACGGGCTAACATTTACTGAGGACGATGAAGAAAACAACGTTTACAGCCGGGCAAAAAGTGAATTCACCCACTGGCTAAAACAGGAAATTCTCATCAGTGATGAACAGCCCTCTTTCTATTTATATGAGATTGATTATACGGTGCATGAAAAGAGGGTAACCCGTCAGGGGGTATTTGCTTGTATTAAAGTAGAGGATTTTCAAAAAAAGGTAGTTCTTCCCCATGAGCAGACCATGTCCAAACCAAAAGAAGATCGATTAAACCTTCTGCGGGCCTGTAAAGCAAACTTCAGTCCCATTTTTGGCCTTTTCCCGGACAAAGAATTCCAATTGGAAGATATTTTTAATAATTTAAAGGAAAAACCCGAAATCAGTTTTCAGGATGAAGAAGGTAACCACCACCGTCTTTGGGTTATCAAAGAAAACAGCACCATTGAGTTGATTAAAAAGATTTTAAAAGATAAACAAATATTTATTGCCGACGGACACCACCGGTATGAAACAGCCCTGGCTTATGCTGAGGAAATGAAATCATCGGGAAATCAGGGTTATAACTACATATTGATGGGACTGGTAAATTTGTACAACCCTGGGCTCATGGTTCTGCCCACCCATCGGTTGATTAAAGATCTAGCGGACTTTAAATTGGAAGAATTTTTAAATATTTTATCCGCCGACTTCAACGTATCCCGGCTATCCATAGATTACAAAAATAAAAAAGAAGCCGCAGAAAAACTTTTATCAGCTATGGAAGATGCCGGGAAAGAAAGTCACGCTTTCGGTCTTTACGGGGGAGAGAAAAGTTTTTATCTTCTTACCCTTAAAGATAAAAAAGCCATGGAAAAAATGAATCTGAATTGTTCTAAACATTGGAAAGCCCTGGACGTATCTGTTCTGCAGGTCTTAATTTTTGAAAAATATTTAAATATACACGATGATATGAGAGAGCGAGAATCCCATCTCTCATACGAACGGGATGAAATTAGTGCCCTGGAAGCAGTTGATAGCGGTTCCTATCAGTTGGCCTTTTTTATGAACCCCACTAAAGTAGATGAACTTACCAATGTGGCAGGAGGGGGAGAAAGGATGCCCCAAAAATCTACATTCTTTTATCCAAAACTAGGCACAGGACTGGTGCTCAACAAACTTCCCGTAAATTCATAA
- a CDS encoding LysR family transcriptional regulator, with translation MIFFFPFIKVFINKSSRNIEKNLHTRGIAMELHQLEYVLAVAKYQGFTRAAEEIKVSQPSLSQQISKLESELGISIFVRTTRSVRLTQAGAEFAAHAERIMAEIKRAEQSIKKYLSVEKGQLSIGAIPIIGHYRIPNLLASFQSKFPDIKINIIEEQCELLLGMIHSAKIDAAILSQNNFDSMLNYYPLETDHMVVVINKDHPFSHKDYLELRELKTEKFITAPNTSGNYQDLLRACKSNGFVPKVLVNCHSVNTILGLVQEGLGIAVLSSRGAEQNYKAGLVLVPLIPPIERPLYLAVQKNNEHNYQLRIFLKFALEWIDSNNIHAKTSAL, from the coding sequence GTGATTTTTTTCTTTCCGTTCATCAAAGTCTTTATTAATAAATCATCTAGAAACATCGAAAAGAATCTTCATACAAGGGGGATTGCTATGGAATTACATCAATTGGAATACGTTTTGGCTGTTGCAAAATATCAAGGATTCACCCGTGCGGCTGAAGAGATAAAAGTTTCTCAGCCCTCCCTTTCTCAACAAATCAGCAAACTGGAGAGTGAGTTAGGGATTAGCATATTTGTTAGGACCACCCGTTCAGTGCGGTTAACGCAAGCAGGAGCCGAATTTGCTGCTCATGCTGAGCGAATCATGGCGGAAATAAAAAGAGCAGAACAATCTATAAAAAAATATTTATCTGTAGAAAAAGGCCAGCTCTCTATAGGGGCTATCCCAATAATTGGGCACTACCGAATTCCCAACCTCCTTGCTTCATTTCAAAGTAAATTTCCAGATATAAAAATAAATATTATAGAAGAACAATGCGAATTGCTTTTGGGAATGATACATTCTGCAAAGATAGATGCAGCCATTCTTTCACAGAACAACTTTGATTCAATGCTTAACTATTACCCGCTAGAAACTGACCACATGGTAGTAGTAATAAATAAAGATCATCCTTTCTCCCATAAAGATTATCTTGAACTGCGGGAATTAAAAACAGAAAAGTTTATTACTGCACCAAATACTTCCGGTAATTACCAGGACCTTTTAAGAGCCTGCAAATCTAACGGCTTTGTGCCAAAGGTACTGGTGAACTGCCATTCTGTAAATACAATCCTAGGGTTGGTTCAAGAGGGGCTTGGCATTGCTGTTCTCTCATCCCGTGGAGCTGAACAGAATTATAAAGCTGGTTTAGTGCTTGTCCCATTAATTCCACCTATAGAAAGGCCGCTATATCTGGCTGTGCAGAAAAACAACGAACATAACTACCAACTAAGAATCTTTTTAAAATTTGCATTAGAGTGGATTGATTCCAATAATATACATGCTAAAACTTCAGCTTTGTAA
- a CDS encoding DUF1622 domain-containing protein, with the protein MEHLEHLFVIYIEPFILFLAHLLDLFGAFVIVISASIVFIQFLKTSKGGRRIRLTLAASLAFGLEFKLGGEILRTVIVRSMDEIIILGAIIILRGLLNLILHWEIKCDAEGLK; encoded by the coding sequence ATGGAACATCTAGAACATCTTTTCGTTATTTATATTGAACCCTTTATTCTATTTTTGGCACATTTGCTGGACCTGTTCGGGGCTTTTGTCATAGTAATTTCTGCTTCCATAGTATTTATCCAGTTTTTAAAAACCAGCAAAGGGGGGAGAAGAATTAGACTCACTCTGGCGGCCTCCCTGGCCTTTGGGCTTGAGTTTAAATTGGGCGGTGAAATTTTGCGCACGGTAATTGTTAGAAGTATGGACGAAATAATTATTTTGGGAGCTATTATAATACTCAGGGGGTTGTTGAACTTAATCCTTCACTGGGAAATTAAATGTGATGCAGAAGGTCTTAAGTAA